The Papaver somniferum cultivar HN1 chromosome 3, ASM357369v1, whole genome shotgun sequence genome includes a region encoding these proteins:
- the LOC113357071 gene encoding pyruvate kinase 1, cytosolic-like isoform X1 → MKSWFADSFDEETLEDFKTAVKSTKKLCAVMLDPELQVVDKSERWIALKAESSVVLTQDQDKEATSDLLPGNYDGIAKAVKKGDCTSCVRNLVTSYGTWGERQLTPR, encoded by the exons ATGAAATCATGGTTTGCCGATTCTTTTGACGAG GAGACTTTGGAGGATTTTAAGACGGCTGTTAAGAGTACTAAGAAGCTATGTgct GTTATGCTAGACCCTGAATTGCAAGTTGTTGATAAAAGTGAAAGATGGATTGCACTAAAGGCTGAATCATCAGTTGTTTTGACTCAGGATCAAGATAAAGAAGCAACTTCAGATCTATTGCCAGGCAATTATGATGGAATAGCAAAG GCAGTAAAGAAAGGAGACTGTACTAGCTGTGTTCGGAACCTTGTGACAAGTTATGGAACCTGGGGAGAAAGGCAGCTCACACCAAGATGA
- the LOC113357071 gene encoding uncharacterized protein LOC113357071 isoform X2, which translates to MKSWFADSFDEETLEDFKTAVKSTKKLCADQDKEATSDLLPGNYDGIAKAVKKGDCTSCVRNLVTSYGTWGERQLTPR; encoded by the exons ATGAAATCATGGTTTGCCGATTCTTTTGACGAG GAGACTTTGGAGGATTTTAAGACGGCTGTTAAGAGTACTAAGAAGCTATGTgct GATCAAGATAAAGAAGCAACTTCAGATCTATTGCCAGGCAATTATGATGGAATAGCAAAG GCAGTAAAGAAAGGAGACTGTACTAGCTGTGTTCGGAACCTTGTGACAAGTTATGGAACCTGGGGAGAAAGGCAGCTCACACCAAGATGA